From Triticum urartu cultivar G1812 chromosome 2, Tu2.1, whole genome shotgun sequence, a single genomic window includes:
- the LOC125536007 gene encoding uncharacterized protein LOC125536007: MTALRLGVLSSCQWMAALRHSELGVPSSYEQMAIVRHLEWNGKEWNLCCFPIANKVVNNFNLLSTHYQLIRGLGENSWVREKGRTQWKQDGLHLGDLIPHWFRQELVKKPSSSSSKSLCWICVRR; encoded by the exons ATGACTGCATTGAGGCTGGGTGTCCTATCATCGTGCCAATGGATGGCTGCACTGAGGCATTCGGAGCTGGGTGTCCCCTCATCGTACGAGCAGATGGCAATAGTAAGGCATCTGGAG TGGAACGGAAAGGAGTGGAATCTATGTTGTTTTCCCATTGCGAACAAGGTGGTTAATAATTTCAATCTTCTGAGTACGCATTATCAACTAATCAGAG GATTGGGAGAAAACAGTTGGGTCAGAGAAAAAGGAAGAACGCAATGGAAACAAGATGGCTTACATTTGGGGGATCTGATTCCTCATTGGTTCCGGCAAGAATTGGTGAAGAAGCCATCAAGCTCCTCCAGCAAGTCCCTTTGTTGGATCTGTGTTCGTAGATAG